From a single Acidobacteriota bacterium genomic region:
- a CDS encoding protein-disulfide reductase DsbD family protein, with translation MKHILAAAAVSVAMISAAFPTRPAAPVMAEETPIVAVQPYLSADGVASGGTIKLAVRARIVPGWHINGPVQDDPFIIPTVLSCDETEDLILIEMVYPQARMARFDYTEGEITVYDGDIHFGLLLSVPDKAAPGKRTIKGRLNFQGCDDQTCLPPTSEPFEIELNVVPPGTATSELNAEIFAAIDFKNRACFKVT, from the coding sequence ATGAAACACATCCTTGCCGCGGCCGCCGTCTCCGTCGCGATGATATCCGCCGCATTTCCCACCCGACCGGCGGCCCCGGTCATGGCCGAGGAAACACCCATCGTCGCCGTCCAGCCGTATCTCTCCGCGGACGGTGTGGCGTCCGGAGGCACGATCAAACTGGCCGTGCGGGCCCGGATCGTTCCGGGCTGGCACATCAACGGTCCCGTCCAGGACGATCCTTTCATCATCCCCACGGTTCTTTCCTGCGATGAGACGGAGGATCTGATTCTGATCGAGATGGTCTATCCTCAGGCCCGCATGGCCCGTTTCGACTATACCGAAGGTGAAATCACGGTCTATGACGGGGACATTCATTTCGGTCTTCTTCTGTCCGTTCCGGACAAGGCCGCGCCTGGAAAACGGACAATCAAGGGCCGGCTGAATTTTCAGGGCTGCGACGACCAGACGTGTCTTCCTCCGACGTCCGAACCGTTCGAAATCGAATTGAATGTCGTTCCGCCGGGAACGGCGACAAGCGAACTCAACGCCGAAATTTTTGCTGCTATCGATTTTAAAAATAGAGCTTGTTTCAAAGTTACGTGA